In a genomic window of Gambusia affinis linkage group LG04, SWU_Gaff_1.0, whole genome shotgun sequence:
- the gne gene encoding bifunctional UDP-N-acetylglucosamine 2-epimerase/N-acetylmannosamine kinase isoform X2, whose translation MWKMEKQPDALTRNPHELYYLRMQRSREKMDREKTEENLYQNKKRLKVCVATCNRADYSKLAPIMFGLKSHPEEFELEVVVLGSHLIDDYGNTFRMIEQDDFDIGSKLHTIVRGEDEAAMVESVGLALVKLPDVLQRLRPDILVVHGDRFDALALATAAALMNIRILHLEGGEVSGTIDDSIRHAISKLAHYHACCTRMAEQHLIAMCEDHSRILLAGCPSYDKLLSTYHRDDYVDIIKSWLGDKVKDNDYIVALQHPVTTDIQHSIKIYGLMLDALISFNKRTLILFPNIDAGSKEMVRVMRKKGIEQHPNFRAVKHIPFEQFIQLVSHAGCMIGNSSCGVREAGAFGTPVINLGTRQTGRETGENVLHVRDADTHNKIYHALELQFGKRYPGSKIYGDGNAVPRILKFLSSIDLKEPLQKTFCFPPVKDTISQDIDHILEIQSALAVDLGGTNLRVAIVCMRGNIVKKYTESNPKTFEHRMHLILKMCKDAVQDAVRLNCRILGVGISTGGRVNPQEGIILHSTKLIQEWSSVDLRTPISDALGLPVWVDNDGNCAALAERKFGHGRGVDNFVTVITGTGIGGGIIHNSELIHGSTFCAAELGHIKVSLEGPECSCGSQGCIEAFASGMALQREAKRLHDDELLKMDGMDVKLAEPITAAHLISAASNGNSKANDVLHKASLALGVGIVNILHIVNPSLVILSGVLASYYQAPVQQVILERALFSAQSIKVVKSDLEEPALLGAASMVLDYATRRTY comes from the exons GAGCTGTACTATCTGAGAATGcaaagaagcagagagaagatGGACCGGGAAAAGACTGAAGAAAACCTGTACCAG aacaaGAAGAGATTGAAAGTGTGTGTGGCAACATGCAACAGAGCCGACTACTCCAAGTTAGCTCCCATCATGTTTGGGCTCAAATCCCACCCTGAAGAGTTTGAACTGGAAGTCGTGGTTCTTGGTTCCCACCTCATCGACGATTACGG AAACACGTTCCGCATGATAGAGCAGGATGACTTCGACATCGGCTCCAAACTCCACACCATCGTGCGAGGAGAAGACGAAGCGGCCATGGTGGAGAGCGTCGGGCTGGCCCTGGTGAAGCTCCCCGACGTCCTGCAGAGGCTCCGCCCCGACATCCTGGTCGTCCACGGCGACCGTTTTGACGCGCTCGCTCTGGCAACTGCTGCCGCACTGATGAATATTCGGATACTTCATTTGGAGGGAGGCGAG GTTAGCGGCACTATCGACGACTCAATCCGACACGCGATCAGTAAGCTGGCGCATTATCATGCCTGCTGCACGCGCATGGCAGAGCAGCACCTCATCGCCATGTGTGAGGACCACTCGCGCATCCTGCTGGCCGGATGCCCTTCATACGACAAGCTGCTGTCGACTTATCACCGGGACGACTACGTGGATATCATCAAAAGCTGGCTAG GCGACAAAGTGAAGGATAATGACTACATTGTGGCGCTGCAGCACCCCGTCACCACAGACATCCAGCACTCCATTAAAATCTATGGACTGATGCTGGACGCACTGATCTCCTTCAACAAGAGGACGCTCATCCTCTTCCCTAATATCGATGCCG GAAGTAAGGAGATGGTGCGCGTCATGCGAAAGAAGGGCATCGAGCAGCACCCCAACTTTCGGGCAGTGAAGCACATTCCCTTTGAGCAGTTCATCCAGCTCGTATCACACGCCGGCTGCATGATCGGAAACAGCAGCTGCGGCGTGCGGGAGGCCGGGGCCTTCGGCACGCCGGTCATCAACCTGGGAACAAGGCAAACAGGCAGAGAAACGG GTGAAAACGTTTTACATGTCAGAGACGCTGACACCCATAATAAGATCTACCACGCTTTGGAGCTTCAGTTTGGAAAGCGATATCCAGG CTCTAAAATCTACGGTGACGGCAATGCAGTGCCCCGGATTCTGAAGTTTCTGAGTAGCATCGACCTGAAAGAGCCGCTCCAGAAGACCTTTTGCTTTCCTCCTGTGAAAGACACCATCTCCCAGGACATCGATCACATCCTGGAAATACAGAGCGCTCTGGCTGTCGACCTGGGCGGCACCAACCTGAGGGTGGCCATCGTCTGCATGCGG GGCAACATAGTAAAGAAATACACCGAGTCTAATCCGAAGACCTTCGAGCACAGGATGCATTTGATATTAAAGATGTGCAAAGATGCTGTGCAAGATGCTGTGCGCCTCAACTGCAGGATCCTGGGCGTTG GAATTTCTACTGGCGGCCGTGTGAACCCGCAGGAAGGCATCATCCTTCACTCCACCAAGCTGATCCAGGAGTGGTCCTCAGTGGACCTGAGGACCCCCATCTCGGATGCCCTGGGGCTGCCCGTCTGGGTCGACAACGACGGCAACTGCGCCGCGCTGGCCGAGAGGAAGTTCGGTCACGGCAGGGGGGTGGATAACTTTGTCACAGTCATCACAGGAACAG GTATTGGAGGAGGCATTATCCATAACTCCGAGCTGATCCATGGCAGCACCTTCTGCGCCGCTGAGCTGGGTCACATCAAGGTTTCTCTGGAAGGCCCGGAGTGTTCCTGCGGCAGCCAGGGCTGCATCGAAGCCTTCGCGTCCGGAATGGCCCTGCAGAGAGAGGCCAAGCGATTGCACGACG ATGAGCTTCTGAAGATGGACGGGATGGATGTGAAGCTTGCCGAGCCGATCACCGCCGCACACCTCATCAGCGCAGCCAGTAACGGCAACTCCAAGGCCAACGATGTCCTGCACAAAG CGTCCCTGGCGCTCGGCGTAGGGATCGTCAACATCCTCCACATAGTCAACCCATCCCTGGTGATTTTGTCCGGAGTCCTGGCGTCTTACTACCAGGCCCCGGTGCAGCAGGTCATATTGGAGAGAGCACTGTTCTCCGCCCAGAGCATCAAGGTCGTCAAGTCCGACCTGGAAGAACCGGCCCTGCTCGGCGCTGCTAGCATGGTGTTGGACTACGCTACAAGGAGGACATACTGA
- the gne gene encoding bifunctional UDP-N-acetylglucosamine 2-epimerase/N-acetylmannosamine kinase isoform X1: protein MQRSREKMDREKTEENLYQNKKRLKVCVATCNRADYSKLAPIMFGLKSHPEEFELEVVVLGSHLIDDYGNTFRMIEQDDFDIGSKLHTIVRGEDEAAMVESVGLALVKLPDVLQRLRPDILVVHGDRFDALALATAAALMNIRILHLEGGEVSGTIDDSIRHAISKLAHYHACCTRMAEQHLIAMCEDHSRILLAGCPSYDKLLSTYHRDDYVDIIKSWLGDKVKDNDYIVALQHPVTTDIQHSIKIYGLMLDALISFNKRTLILFPNIDAGSKEMVRVMRKKGIEQHPNFRAVKHIPFEQFIQLVSHAGCMIGNSSCGVREAGAFGTPVINLGTRQTGRETGENVLHVRDADTHNKIYHALELQFGKRYPGSKIYGDGNAVPRILKFLSSIDLKEPLQKTFCFPPVKDTISQDIDHILEIQSALAVDLGGTNLRVAIVCMRGNIVKKYTESNPKTFEHRMHLILKMCKDAVQDAVRLNCRILGVGISTGGRVNPQEGIILHSTKLIQEWSSVDLRTPISDALGLPVWVDNDGNCAALAERKFGHGRGVDNFVTVITGTGIGGGIIHNSELIHGSTFCAAELGHIKVSLEGPECSCGSQGCIEAFASGMALQREAKRLHDDELLKMDGMDVKLAEPITAAHLISAASNGNSKANDVLHKASLALGVGIVNILHIVNPSLVILSGVLASYYQAPVQQVILERALFSAQSIKVVKSDLEEPALLGAASMVLDYATRRTY from the exons ATGcaaagaagcagagagaagatGGACCGGGAAAAGACTGAAGAAAACCTGTACCAG aacaaGAAGAGATTGAAAGTGTGTGTGGCAACATGCAACAGAGCCGACTACTCCAAGTTAGCTCCCATCATGTTTGGGCTCAAATCCCACCCTGAAGAGTTTGAACTGGAAGTCGTGGTTCTTGGTTCCCACCTCATCGACGATTACGG AAACACGTTCCGCATGATAGAGCAGGATGACTTCGACATCGGCTCCAAACTCCACACCATCGTGCGAGGAGAAGACGAAGCGGCCATGGTGGAGAGCGTCGGGCTGGCCCTGGTGAAGCTCCCCGACGTCCTGCAGAGGCTCCGCCCCGACATCCTGGTCGTCCACGGCGACCGTTTTGACGCGCTCGCTCTGGCAACTGCTGCCGCACTGATGAATATTCGGATACTTCATTTGGAGGGAGGCGAG GTTAGCGGCACTATCGACGACTCAATCCGACACGCGATCAGTAAGCTGGCGCATTATCATGCCTGCTGCACGCGCATGGCAGAGCAGCACCTCATCGCCATGTGTGAGGACCACTCGCGCATCCTGCTGGCCGGATGCCCTTCATACGACAAGCTGCTGTCGACTTATCACCGGGACGACTACGTGGATATCATCAAAAGCTGGCTAG GCGACAAAGTGAAGGATAATGACTACATTGTGGCGCTGCAGCACCCCGTCACCACAGACATCCAGCACTCCATTAAAATCTATGGACTGATGCTGGACGCACTGATCTCCTTCAACAAGAGGACGCTCATCCTCTTCCCTAATATCGATGCCG GAAGTAAGGAGATGGTGCGCGTCATGCGAAAGAAGGGCATCGAGCAGCACCCCAACTTTCGGGCAGTGAAGCACATTCCCTTTGAGCAGTTCATCCAGCTCGTATCACACGCCGGCTGCATGATCGGAAACAGCAGCTGCGGCGTGCGGGAGGCCGGGGCCTTCGGCACGCCGGTCATCAACCTGGGAACAAGGCAAACAGGCAGAGAAACGG GTGAAAACGTTTTACATGTCAGAGACGCTGACACCCATAATAAGATCTACCACGCTTTGGAGCTTCAGTTTGGAAAGCGATATCCAGG CTCTAAAATCTACGGTGACGGCAATGCAGTGCCCCGGATTCTGAAGTTTCTGAGTAGCATCGACCTGAAAGAGCCGCTCCAGAAGACCTTTTGCTTTCCTCCTGTGAAAGACACCATCTCCCAGGACATCGATCACATCCTGGAAATACAGAGCGCTCTGGCTGTCGACCTGGGCGGCACCAACCTGAGGGTGGCCATCGTCTGCATGCGG GGCAACATAGTAAAGAAATACACCGAGTCTAATCCGAAGACCTTCGAGCACAGGATGCATTTGATATTAAAGATGTGCAAAGATGCTGTGCAAGATGCTGTGCGCCTCAACTGCAGGATCCTGGGCGTTG GAATTTCTACTGGCGGCCGTGTGAACCCGCAGGAAGGCATCATCCTTCACTCCACCAAGCTGATCCAGGAGTGGTCCTCAGTGGACCTGAGGACCCCCATCTCGGATGCCCTGGGGCTGCCCGTCTGGGTCGACAACGACGGCAACTGCGCCGCGCTGGCCGAGAGGAAGTTCGGTCACGGCAGGGGGGTGGATAACTTTGTCACAGTCATCACAGGAACAG GTATTGGAGGAGGCATTATCCATAACTCCGAGCTGATCCATGGCAGCACCTTCTGCGCCGCTGAGCTGGGTCACATCAAGGTTTCTCTGGAAGGCCCGGAGTGTTCCTGCGGCAGCCAGGGCTGCATCGAAGCCTTCGCGTCCGGAATGGCCCTGCAGAGAGAGGCCAAGCGATTGCACGACG ATGAGCTTCTGAAGATGGACGGGATGGATGTGAAGCTTGCCGAGCCGATCACCGCCGCACACCTCATCAGCGCAGCCAGTAACGGCAACTCCAAGGCCAACGATGTCCTGCACAAAG CGTCCCTGGCGCTCGGCGTAGGGATCGTCAACATCCTCCACATAGTCAACCCATCCCTGGTGATTTTGTCCGGAGTCCTGGCGTCTTACTACCAGGCCCCGGTGCAGCAGGTCATATTGGAGAGAGCACTGTTCTCCGCCCAGAGCATCAAGGTCGTCAAGTCCGACCTGGAAGAACCGGCCCTGCTCGGCGCTGCTAGCATGGTGTTGGACTACGCTACAAGGAGGACATACTGA